From Scomber scombrus chromosome 21, fScoSco1.1, whole genome shotgun sequence, one genomic window encodes:
- the tmem94 gene encoding transmembrane protein 94 isoform X3 — protein MARSRPITVLDNERFTVQSVITKVVCPIVLVTFLLVNTIRYFCDAPSLTPPCYNFFQLQVMGALPILPLLFPVMWVLVNAFGEARVLAEFSRASPAGLLAKFSEDTLSSYTEVVSSQSAHLDQTALDEMLRCVWRHLVGVLKGESQTLCYTSSLLHTLGSVTVLCCVDKQGILSWPNPSPETVLFFSGRVEPPHNSQDDLRDDLSVNSYCRMEMDDDRDEVQEVEALLCLPAESSAQLGEGPEPSETSHDTARSSDALRLLRSCQQAHTRTKHHSGSNVSFSHDTEGGEDDQAQDFGMGCPDAEADDFVCDYHLEMLSLSQDQQNPASIQFDDLSWQCHLPSLKPLGLNIMLNLCNASVTQQLCRFSDHLSNLALQESHGTVLPVCVPWGLCELSRLIGFTPGARELFKQENHLALYQLPSGEKTKELSSRRLHYFTKRQPPISHLISLFVRDSSSNNVQMLSHGSADLILEACTDFWDGTDIYPLSGSDRKKVLDFYQRACLSGYCSAFAYKPMQVSLSNQLNGKCVELSHGPCVFSGLELPSTTPIKHNSCRNSWSSDEGIGEGVEREDCVQALSGQIFMGMVSSQFQARLDTVRLIDALVTACIRFVYFSMEDELRSKVFAEKMGLETGWNCHISLTPNGESPCDGGPSSPGHGSLHEDLNQDSRDEAEGPLLPEEEAHSDLASFQPTDSDVPSFLEDCNRAKLPRGIHQVRPHLKNIDNVPLLVPLFTDCTPDTMCEMMKIMQENREVTCCLGSAANFRNSRLFLQSDVSIGLDPLYPSQCSWETFGYATGGGFNGEVEGLSPLRLSGQLNSMGCSVTFHQGESVSMVKLIEQARHTTYGIRKCFLFLLQCQLSLVIIQFLACLAQLPPPINTTDILWLSCFSCPLLSVSLLGKPPDSSVMSVATGKNLDAIPRKTQNYFLGCFLLKFSLTVCAYLLAFGFTLQEICLRSNNLTLSDNSTVTCLHILTTSSSDEAPHWFSELSNGLLLTQKVMAGFLVLHTVVISLSYVHRSQPLWRKSPFSNTWWCLTVPVVLLSQVVQATVDYQLWRDQGSLLTFDLADIPLLAWLLASLSPLLVVVVNEVVKLHEIRVRVRYQKRQKLQFETKLGMNSPF, from the exons ATGGCGCGGTCTCGACCAATCACAGTGCTGGACAACGAGAGGTTTACAGTACAGTCAGTCATCACCAAAGTTGTCTGTCCTATTGTGCTG GTGACGTTCCTGCTTGTAAACACCATCCGATATTTTTGTGATGCACCCAGTCTCACCCCACCCTGCTACAATTTCTTTCAACTTCAG GTGATGGGTGCTCTGCCCATCTTGCCGCTGCTCTTCCCCGTCATGTGGGTGCTGGTGAACGCCTTCGGAGAAGCCAGGGTCCTCGCAGAGTTCAGCCGCGCATCACCAGCTGGCCTG CTTGCTAAGTTCTCTGAGGACACTCTAAGCAGCTACACGGAAGTGGTTTCCTCCCAG TCAGCACATCTTGACCAGACAGCTCTGGAT GAGATGCTGCGGTGTGTGTGGAGACACCTGGTTGGAGTCCTGAAGGGAGAATCTCAGACACTCTGCTACACCTCCAGTCTTTTACACACTCTGGGATCTGTCACT gtgctgTGTTGTGTGGATAAACAGGGCATCCTGTCGTGGCCCAACCCCAGTCCAGAGACCGTGCTGTTCTTCAGTGGACGGGTGGAACCTCCTCACAACAGCCAGGACGATCTGAGAGACGACCTGTCCGTCAACTCCTACTGTAGAATGGAGATGGATGATGATCGggatgag GTGCAGGAAGTGGAGGCTCTGCTCTGTCTACCAGCAGAGTCCTCCGCCCAGCTGGGAGAGGGGCCCGAACCCAGCGAGACGTCACATGACACGGCTCGCTCCAGCGACGCGCTCCGGCTCCTGCGCTCCTGCCAGCAAGCGCACACACGCACCAAACACCACTCGGGGTCCAACGTGAGCTTCAGCCACGACACCGAGGGAGGCGAGGACGACCAGGCCCAG GACTTTGGGATGGGCTGTCCGGATGCGGAGGCCGACGACTTTGTGTGCGACTACCACCTGGAGATGCTGAGCCTGTCCCAGGACCAGCAGAATCCAGCCAGCATCCAGTTTGATGACCTGTCCTGGCAGTGTCACCTACCTTCCCTCAAACCTCTGGGCCTGAACATCATGCTGAACCTCTGCAACGCCAGCGTCACCCAGCAGCTCTGCCGCTTCTCTGACCACCTGTCTAACCTGGCGCTGCAGGAGAGCCACGGCACCGTGCTGCCCGTCTGCGTCCCCTGGGGGCTCTGCGAGCTCTCCAGGCTCATAG ggttcACTCCTGGTGCGAGGGAGCTGTTTAAACAGGAGAACCACTTGGCTCTGTACCAGCTGCCGTCTGGAGAGAAGACCAAGGAGCTGTCGTCCCGCCGCCTGCATTACTTCACAAAACGCCAGCCTCCCATCTCCCACCTCATCTCCCTGTTCGTACGAGACTCCTCCTCCA ATAACGTCCAGATGCTTTCTCACGGCTCGGCCGACCTCATCCTGGAGGCGTGCACTGACTTTTGGGATGGAACTGATATTTATCCCCTCTCAGGCTCAGACAG AAAGAAGGTTCTGGACTTTTACCAGCGTGCCTGTCTGTCAGGTTACTGTTCAGCGTTCGCCTACAAACCCATGCAGGTGTCACTGTCCAACCAGCTGAACGGGAAGTGTGTGGAGCTGTCTCACGGCCCCTGCGTCTTCTCTGGACTGGAGCTGCCCTCCACCACTCCCATCAAACACAACTCCTGCAGGAACAGCTGGAGCTCAGACG AGGGCATAGGGGAGGGTGTGGAGCGTGAGGACTGCGTGCAGGCGCTGAGCGGGCAGATCTTCATGGGCATGGTGTCGTCTCAGTTCCAGGCCAGGCTGGACACGGTGCGGCTCATCGATGCCCTGGTCACCGCCTGCATCcgctttgtttatttttctatggAGGATGAACTTCGCAGcaag gtgtttgcAGAGAAGATGGGTTTAGAGACAGGCTGGAACTGTCACATCTCTCTGACTCCAAACGGAGAAAGTCCCTGTGATGGAGGTCCATCCAGCCCCGGTCACGGCTCCCTCCACGAAGACCTGAACCAGG ACTCTCGGGATGAAGCAGAAGGTCCTCTGCTGCCAGAGGAGGAAGCTCACTCTGACCTGGCCAGCTTCCAGCCCACAGACAGTGATGTGCCCAGCTTTCTGGAAGACTGTAACAGG GCCAAGCTACCTCGTGGTATCCACCAGGTTCGTCCTCATTTGAAGAACATAGATAACGTGCCTCTTCTGGTGCCACTTTTCACAGACTGCACCCCTGACA CGATGTGTGAGATGATGAAGATCATGCAGGAGAACAGGGAGGTTACATGCTGTCTGGGAAGCGCTGCCAATTTCCGAAACAGCCGCCTGTTCTTACAGAGTGACGTCAG CATCGGTCTGGACCCTCTGTACCCGTCTCAGTGTTCGTGGGAGACGTTCGGCTACGCCACAGGAGGAGGATTCAACGGAGAGGTGGAGGGTCTGTCTCCTCTGAGGCTCTCTGGACAGCTCAACAGTATGGGCTGCTCCGTCACCTTCCACCAGGGAGAGAGCGTCAGCATGGTCAAACTCATAGAGCag GCTCGACACACCACCTACGGCATCCGCAAGTGCTTCCTGTTCCTGCTGCAGTGTCAGCTCAGTCTGGTCATCATCCAG ttcttAGCCTGTCTAGCTCAGCTCCCTCCTCCCATAAACACCACCGACATCCTCTGGCTGTCCTGCTTCAGCTGCCCACTGctgag TGTGTCTCTTTTGGGGAAGCCACCAGACAGTTCAGTCATGTCAGTCGCCACAGGGAAGAACCTGGATGCCATTCCCAGGAAG ACTCAGAACTACTTCCTGGGCTGTTTCCTGTTGAAGTTCAGCCTGACGGTGTGCGCCTACCTGTTGGCGTTCGGCTTCACCCTTCAGGAGATCTGCCTCAGAAGCAACAACCTCACCTTATCTGACAACAGCACTGTCACCTGCCTTCATATACTCACTACCAG CTCTTCAGACGAAGCTCCTCATTGGTTCAGCGAGCTGTCAAACGGCCTGCTACTGACTCAGAAAGTCATGGCAGGGTTCCTCGTCTTACACACAG tGGTGATCTCTCTCAGCTACGTCCACCGCTCTCAGCCTCTGTGGAGGAAGAGTCCATTCAGCAACACCTGGTGGTGTCTCACTGTACCTGTGGT tcTGCTGAGCCAGGTGGTTCAGGCCACGGTGGATTACCAGCTGTGGCGTGATCAGGGCAGcctgctgacctttgacctggcTGACATACCGCTGCTGGCCTGGCTGCTGGCCTCTCTGTCCccgctgctggtggtggtggtcaaCGAGGTGGTGAAGCTGCACGAGATACG GGTGCGAGTTCGCTACCAGAAGAGGCAGAAGCTGCAGTTTGAAACAAAGCTGGGAATGAACTCTCCTTTCTGA